In Lewinellaceae bacterium, a single window of DNA contains:
- a CDS encoding GH32 C-terminal domain-containing protein: MLRTCLLIIFLLSLLSCAQEKKPAYYWNFAAQAGKALTEQNTREQSPIQSNADVPEFVEGIDGTGLRFDGNTTFISHKLPEPLEAPFTISAWAALETYPTDAAGFFSLFTDNEDTANWLSACVNRFGKLTIGANLNGVEHYLESEVIISKFQWEHICLIAEKDSVKLLWNGEILLSQALPDHVSFDNILIGRDRKESFVHIFPTMHINGILDELKIWREALSPDYVKSHIVGQKNGTTAKLAVPESRFANDFNRPKYHLLPAANWTNETHGLIYHQGRYHIFNQKNGTNVFLGQINWGHYSSPDLVQWTEHRPALSPEEGYDQNGIWSGHVIIDDSGTPVIMYTGGDGQEFGMCLAYPEDEALIAWEKHAGNPVVKGPPSQYKRADFRDPYLWKEEDIWYMIVGYGMEENGQQNGAVLLYKSLDLKNWTALEPLFTGNPEVDGSGVFWEMPVFWKMDDKYILLVNPIPYQGKPAVAIYWVGDFVKEKFVPDDKLPKRLEVINRMLSPSVALDGDGRTTAIAIIPDLIPAELQLRQGWTHLYSIPRTWKLVDGTIHQAPHPALEKLRDSLKSFENEKVGPDTHLKAGAGHQMEILASIDPNTSRSFGFLVGKNQENGEETKILFDLQAKTLIIDQANSSKDELLEPGVEKGTLPLEEAEPFKFHLFIDGSVIEGFINDQWAFTTRIFPKFRNSNEIEIFTDNGALMVEDMKVWKLRSSNNLVDF, encoded by the coding sequence ATGCTTCGTACTTGCCTGTTAATCATTTTTCTACTAAGCCTGCTCTCCTGCGCGCAAGAGAAGAAGCCGGCCTACTACTGGAATTTTGCTGCCCAGGCTGGAAAAGCGCTGACAGAGCAAAACACCAGGGAACAATCCCCCATCCAAAGCAATGCGGATGTTCCCGAATTCGTGGAAGGGATCGATGGGACAGGCCTGCGGTTTGACGGCAATACGACTTTCATTTCCCATAAGTTGCCCGAGCCTTTGGAAGCGCCGTTTACTATTTCGGCCTGGGCGGCCCTGGAAACCTATCCAACTGATGCAGCAGGTTTTTTTTCGCTGTTTACCGATAATGAGGATACCGCAAACTGGCTATCCGCCTGTGTAAATCGCTTTGGCAAGTTAACCATCGGCGCCAACCTCAACGGAGTAGAGCATTATCTTGAATCGGAGGTCATTATCTCTAAATTCCAATGGGAACACATCTGCCTGATTGCAGAAAAGGACAGCGTCAAATTGCTGTGGAATGGAGAAATACTGCTATCCCAAGCCCTGCCGGATCATGTTTCCTTTGACAACATCCTGATCGGCAGGGATAGGAAGGAAAGCTTTGTTCATATCTTTCCGACAATGCACATCAATGGCATCCTGGATGAATTAAAAATTTGGCGGGAAGCACTTTCTCCAGACTATGTAAAAAGCCATATCGTTGGCCAAAAGAACGGCACAACCGCAAAATTAGCTGTTCCGGAATCCAGGTTTGCCAATGACTTCAACCGGCCGAAGTACCATCTCCTGCCGGCAGCAAACTGGACCAATGAGACGCACGGCTTGATCTACCACCAGGGCAGATACCATATTTTCAATCAGAAAAATGGAACCAATGTCTTCCTGGGGCAGATCAACTGGGGGCATTACAGCAGCCCCGATCTGGTACAGTGGACCGAACACCGGCCGGCCCTAAGCCCGGAAGAAGGTTATGACCAGAATGGAATATGGTCGGGCCACGTAATCATTGACGACAGCGGCACGCCCGTGATCATGTATACCGGTGGAGATGGCCAGGAATTTGGCATGTGCCTGGCCTATCCTGAAGACGAAGCCTTGATTGCCTGGGAAAAACATGCCGGCAACCCGGTTGTAAAAGGGCCTCCTTCCCAATATAAGAGAGCTGATTTCAGAGATCCTTATCTCTGGAAGGAAGAAGATATTTGGTACATGATCGTCGGTTATGGCATGGAGGAGAATGGCCAGCAAAACGGCGCCGTATTATTGTATAAATCCCTGGATTTAAAGAACTGGACGGCATTGGAGCCCTTATTCACCGGAAACCCCGAAGTGGACGGATCGGGAGTCTTCTGGGAAATGCCGGTGTTCTGGAAAATGGATGACAAGTATATCCTCCTGGTCAATCCGATTCCTTACCAGGGCAAGCCGGCGGTAGCCATTTATTGGGTGGGAGATTTTGTGAAAGAAAAGTTTGTCCCCGATGATAAGCTGCCCAAACGGCTGGAAGTGATCAACCGGATGCTTTCTCCCTCAGTAGCCCTTGACGGGGACGGCCGAACCACCGCCATTGCCATTATTCCGGACTTAATCCCCGCTGAACTGCAATTGCGACAAGGGTGGACGCACTTGTACAGCATCCCACGAACCTGGAAACTGGTTGATGGAACCATCCACCAGGCGCCGCACCCGGCACTGGAAAAGTTGCGGGATTCCCTGAAATCCTTTGAAAATGAGAAAGTAGGCCCTGATACCCATTTAAAGGCCGGAGCTGGCCATCAAATGGAAATCCTGGCCTCTATTGACCCGAATACTTCCCGCAGCTTTGGCTTCCTTGTGGGCAAGAATCAGGAGAATGGCGAGGAAACGAAAATCTTGTTTGATTTGCAGGCGAAAACCTTGATCATTGACCAGGCAAATTCCAGCAAGGATGAATTATTAGAACCTGGGGTTGAAAAAGGGACGCTCCCTCTTGAGGAAGCCGAGCCCTTCAAATTCCACCTGTTCATTGATGGGTCCGTGATCGAAGGATTCATCAACGATCAGTGGGCGTTTACGACCCGGATCTTTCCCAAGTTCAGGAACAGCAATGAGATTGAAATTTTTACGGACAACGGCGCTTTGATGGTTGAGGACATGAAAGTATGGAAA